The following coding sequences are from one Devosia neptuniae window:
- the ribB gene encoding 3,4-dihydroxy-2-butanone-4-phosphate synthase, giving the protein MLDSVESALAAIAAGELVVVVDDTDRENEGDLIMAASKATPEKIAFMIRHTSGIICVPMTLERAAALNLDPMVANNIDPFRTAFTVTVDYRVGMTTGISATERTATIRALAGGNAHAGDFIRPGHIFPLLAREGGVLARSGHTEAGIDLARMAGLEPAGVLAEVVNDDGTVKRLPELIAFAQEHNLKIISIEDLISYRLTQEKFLSRQAVVPTMVAGLPAVAYAYQTPFDPVQQVALVLGDVEGKSNVPCRIVREQPLRDLLGRAAGDADPVERAVAEIIARGGTGIVLLLRGASAGDREEDSRRSPTQDGQGGEHHGSAVKRMKGWREIGVGSQMLRDLGVKSIALMTTSGRQYVGLGGFGLEIGETILLS; this is encoded by the coding sequence ATGCTGGATAGCGTCGAAAGTGCGCTCGCGGCGATTGCCGCAGGTGAACTCGTGGTGGTGGTGGACGATACCGACCGCGAGAACGAGGGCGACCTGATCATGGCGGCCAGCAAGGCGACGCCGGAAAAGATCGCCTTCATGATCCGCCACACCAGCGGCATCATCTGCGTGCCCATGACGCTCGAGCGCGCCGCCGCGCTCAATCTCGATCCCATGGTCGCCAACAATATCGATCCATTCCGCACGGCCTTCACTGTCACGGTCGACTATCGCGTCGGCATGACCACCGGCATTTCCGCCACCGAGCGGACCGCGACGATCCGGGCGCTGGCCGGCGGCAATGCGCATGCTGGCGATTTCATCCGCCCCGGCCATATCTTTCCGCTGCTGGCCCGCGAGGGCGGCGTGCTCGCCCGCTCCGGCCATACCGAGGCGGGTATCGATTTGGCCCGCATGGCTGGGCTTGAGCCGGCCGGCGTGCTGGCCGAAGTGGTCAATGACGACGGCACCGTCAAGCGCCTGCCCGAACTGATCGCCTTCGCTCAGGAGCACAATCTCAAGATCATCTCGATCGAGGATTTGATTTCCTATCGTTTGACACAGGAAAAGTTCCTCTCGCGCCAGGCCGTCGTGCCCACCATGGTGGCTGGCTTGCCCGCCGTGGCCTATGCCTATCAGACCCCGTTCGATCCCGTGCAGCAGGTGGCTTTGGTGCTGGGCGACGTCGAGGGCAAGAGCAACGTGCCGTGCCGCATCGTGCGCGAGCAGCCCTTGCGCGATCTGCTGGGCCGGGCCGCCGGCGATGCCGATCCGGTGGAACGCGCCGTGGCCGAAATCATCGCCCGCGGCGGCACTGGCATTGTCCTCCTGCTCCGCGGTGCCTCGGCCGGAGACCGTGAAGAGGATAGCCGCCGCTCCCCGACCCAGGACGGGCAGGGCGGCGAGCATCACGGCAGCGCCGTCAAGCGCATGAAGGGCTGGCGCGAGATTGGCGTGGGCTCGCAGATGCTGCGCGATCTGGGCGTCAAATCCATTGCCCTGATGACCACCTCCGGCCGCCAATATGTCGGCCTGGGCGGCTTTGGCCTCGAAATCGGGGAAACGATTCTGCTCTCCTGA
- the recA gene encoding recombinase RecA, giving the protein MASSPLRVVEGGTMDKEKALAAALGQIERSFGKGSIMRLGEAASIEVEAISTGSLGLDIALGIGGLPKGRIVEIFGPESSGKTTLALHVIAEAQRAGGICAFVDAEHALDPIYARKLGVNVDDLLISQPDAGEQALEITDTLVRSGAIDVLVVDSVAALTPRAELEGEMGDSLPGLQARLMSQAMRKLTSSISKSKCLVIFINQIRMKIGVMYGSPETTTGGNALKFYASVRLDIRRIGAIKDREEIVGNQTRVKVVKNKLAPPFRQVEFDIMYGEGISKTGELIDLGVKSGIVEKSGAWFSWDSQRLGQGRENARQFLKDNPDAAATIERGVRESSGLLGEVLLVSGGDEETTDE; this is encoded by the coding sequence ATGGCTAGCTCGCCGCTTCGCGTTGTTGAGGGTGGAACGATGGATAAAGAAAAGGCACTTGCCGCTGCACTCGGCCAGATCGAGCGCAGCTTTGGCAAGGGCTCGATCATGCGGCTGGGCGAGGCTGCATCGATCGAAGTGGAGGCCATCTCCACCGGTTCGCTCGGCCTCGACATCGCTTTGGGCATTGGTGGCCTGCCCAAGGGCCGCATTGTCGAGATTTTCGGGCCGGAAAGCTCCGGTAAAACTACGCTGGCGCTGCATGTCATTGCCGAGGCGCAGCGTGCCGGTGGCATTTGCGCCTTCGTCGATGCGGAACATGCGCTCGATCCGATCTATGCCCGCAAGCTGGGCGTCAATGTCGATGATCTGCTGATCTCCCAGCCCGATGCTGGCGAGCAGGCTCTGGAAATCACCGATACTCTGGTGCGTTCCGGCGCCATCGATGTGCTGGTGGTCGATTCGGTAGCGGCGCTGACGCCGCGTGCGGAACTCGAGGGCGAGATGGGCGATTCTCTTCCCGGTTTGCAGGCCCGCCTGATGAGCCAGGCTATGCGCAAGCTGACCTCGTCGATTTCCAAGTCGAAATGCCTGGTCATCTTCATCAACCAAATTCGCATGAAGATCGGCGTGATGTACGGTTCGCCCGAAACCACGACGGGCGGTAACGCGCTCAAGTTCTATGCTTCGGTCCGTCTCGACATTCGCCGGATCGGCGCGATCAAGGATCGCGAAGAAATCGTGGGCAACCAGACCCGCGTGAAGGTGGTCAAGAACAAGCTGGCGCCCCCGTTCCGCCAGGTCGAATTCGACATCATGTATGGCGAAGGTATTTCCAAGACCGGCGAGTTGATCGATCTGGGCGTCAAGTCCGGCATTGTCGAGAAATCCGGCGCTTGGTTCTCCTGGGATAGCCAGCGTCTGGGGCAGGGCCGCGAGAATGCGCGCCAGTTCCTCAAGGACAATCCGGATGCAGCGGCGACCATCGAACGCGGTGTGCGCGAAAGCTCGGGCCTGCTTGGCGAAGTGCTGCTGGTCTCGGGTGGTGACGAAGAAACCACCGACGAATAG
- the alaS gene encoding alanine--tRNA ligase, whose protein sequence is MTSVNDLRSSFVDYFARNGHEAVPSSPLVPRNDPTLMFTNAGMVQFKNVFTGVEKRPYSTATSAQKCVRAGGKHNDLDNVGFTARHHTFFEMLGNFSFGDYFKDRAIELAWNLLTKDWGLPKDKLMVTVYEDDDEALELWKKIAGLSEDRIVRLGAKSNFWQMGDTGPCGPCSEIFYDHGDHVWGGPPGSPEEDGDRWIEIWNLVFMQFEQHADGSRTGLPRPSIDTGMGLERVAAVMQGVHDNYDIDLFKALISAAASATGADINGEGNRSLRVIADHLRSMSFLIAEGVLPSNEGRGYVLRRIMRRAMRHATLLGASEPVIHKLVPTLVREMGQAYPELSRGESMISETVKLEEGRFLKTLGRGLQILADESKDLSEGQVLNGATAFKLYDTYGFPLDLTEDALRSRGITVDQAGFDTAMAQQKAEARKSWSGSGEAATDTIWYGLADKLGPTEFLGYETEIAEGVVIALVKGGAEVASLAEGEEGFVVVNQTPFYGESGGQVGDTGALKGEGVAATVSDTQKFHGVFAHKVTVTAGALKVGQPLELLVDHSRRSSIRANHSATHLLHEALRIVLGDHVAQKGSMVSPDRLRFDFVHTKPVSDQEMAEVEDIANAIVLQNTPVETRLMGVEEAKESGARALFGEKYGDEVRVVAMGEPTGNGLGWSVELCGGTHVRRTGDIGLISIVAESAVGAGVRRIEALTGKAARHRGNTNVAIVNAAAGLLRSGSHEVLDRITALQDNIKKIERELSDARKKLALGGGSSGAAAAVDETVNGVIYVGRTVEGIEARDVKGLVDTEKKRIGSGVVTVVLKGEDGKGTVAVGVTQDLTARYAAGELIKLATAALGGQGGGGRPDMAQGGGPDGSKAAEAIAAVRAGL, encoded by the coding sequence ATGACCAGCGTAAACGATCTCCGCTCGAGTTTTGTCGATTACTTCGCCCGCAATGGTCACGAGGCCGTGCCGTCGAGCCCATTGGTGCCGCGCAACGATCCGACGCTGATGTTCACCAATGCGGGCATGGTGCAGTTCAAGAACGTCTTTACCGGCGTCGAAAAGCGCCCCTATTCGACGGCAACCTCGGCGCAGAAATGCGTGCGCGCCGGCGGCAAGCACAATGACCTCGACAATGTCGGCTTCACCGCGCGCCATCACACCTTTTTCGAGATGCTCGGCAATTTCTCGTTCGGCGATTATTTCAAGGATCGCGCGATCGAATTGGCCTGGAATCTGCTGACCAAGGATTGGGGCCTGCCCAAGGACAAGCTGATGGTCACCGTCTATGAGGACGATGACGAGGCGCTTGAGCTCTGGAAGAAGATCGCGGGCCTCTCCGAGGATCGCATCGTGCGGCTCGGCGCCAAGTCCAATTTCTGGCAGATGGGCGATACCGGTCCCTGCGGCCCGTGCTCGGAGATTTTCTACGACCACGGCGATCACGTCTGGGGCGGCCCTCCGGGCTCGCCGGAGGAAGATGGCGATCGCTGGATCGAAATCTGGAACCTGGTGTTCATGCAGTTCGAGCAGCATGCCGATGGTTCGCGAACCGGCCTGCCGCGCCCCTCGATCGACACCGGTATGGGCCTCGAGCGCGTCGCCGCCGTCATGCAGGGCGTGCACGACAATTACGATATCGACCTGTTCAAGGCGCTGATCAGCGCTGCCGCCTCGGCAACCGGCGCCGATATCAATGGCGAAGGCAATCGCAGCCTGCGCGTCATTGCCGATCATCTGCGCTCGATGTCTTTCCTGATCGCCGAAGGCGTGTTGCCGTCGAACGAAGGCCGCGGCTATGTGCTGCGCCGCATCATGCGTCGCGCCATGCGCCATGCGACCCTGCTGGGTGCCAGCGAGCCGGTGATCCACAAGCTAGTGCCGACCCTGGTGCGCGAGATGGGCCAGGCTTATCCCGAGCTCAGCCGCGGCGAATCCATGATCAGCGAAACCGTCAAGCTCGAAGAGGGCCGCTTCCTCAAGACGCTGGGCCGTGGCCTGCAGATTCTGGCCGACGAAAGCAAGGATCTGAGCGAAGGCCAGGTGCTGAATGGCGCCACCGCCTTCAAGCTCTACGACACCTATGGCTTCCCGCTCGATCTGACCGAGGATGCATTGCGCTCGCGCGGCATTACTGTCGATCAGGCCGGGTTCGATACCGCCATGGCCCAGCAGAAGGCCGAAGCCCGCAAGAGCTGGTCCGGGTCGGGCGAAGCTGCCACCGACACGATCTGGTATGGCCTGGCCGACAAGCTCGGTCCCACCGAATTCCTGGGTTACGAAACCGAGATCGCCGAAGGCGTCGTCATCGCTCTGGTCAAGGGCGGTGCGGAAGTCGCGTCGCTGGCTGAAGGCGAAGAGGGTTTCGTGGTCGTCAACCAAACCCCGTTCTATGGCGAAAGCGGCGGTCAGGTCGGCGATACCGGCGCCCTCAAGGGCGAAGGCGTTGCCGCCACGGTCTCAGACACGCAGAAATTCCACGGTGTCTTTGCCCACAAGGTGACAGTAACCGCCGGTGCCCTCAAGGTCGGCCAGCCGCTCGAATTGCTGGTGGATCACAGCCGCCGTTCGTCGATCCGCGCCAATCACTCCGCCACCCATTTGCTGCATGAAGCACTGCGCATCGTGCTGGGCGATCACGTCGCTCAGAAGGGTTCGATGGTTTCCCCCGATCGGCTGCGCTTCGATTTCGTGCACACCAAGCCGGTGAGCGACCAGGAAATGGCTGAGGTCGAAGACATCGCCAATGCTATCGTGTTGCAGAACACGCCGGTCGAGACGCGCCTGATGGGCGTGGAGGAAGCCAAGGAATCCGGCGCCCGCGCCCTGTTCGGCGAGAAGTATGGCGATGAGGTTCGCGTGGTTGCCATGGGTGAACCGACGGGCAATGGCCTGGGTTGGTCGGTCGAATTGTGCGGCGGCACTCATGTGCGCCGCACTGGCGATATTGGCCTGATCTCGATCGTTGCCGAAAGCGCGGTCGGCGCCGGCGTGCGCCGCATCGAGGCTTTGACCGGCAAGGCTGCCCGCCATCGCGGCAATACCAATGTCGCCATCGTCAATGCGGCTGCTGGGCTGCTGCGCTCGGGCAGCCACGAAGTGCTCGATCGCATCACGGCGTTGCAGGACAATATCAAGAAGATCGAGCGTGAGCTGAGCGATGCCCGCAAGAAGCTGGCTCTGGGCGGCGGCAGTTCCGGCGCTGCTGCCGCGGTGGACGAAACTGTCAATGGCGTCATCTATGTGGGTCGCACCGTCGAGGGCATCGAGGCAAGGGACGTCAAGGGCCTGGTCGATACCGAGAAGAAGCGCATCGGCTCGGGCGTGGTCACCGTCGTGCTCAAGGGCGAAGACGGAAAGGGCACTGTAGCCGTCGGCGTGACGCAGGACCTGACAGCGCGCTACGCGGCCGGCGAATTGATCAAGCTGGCCACGGCGGCTTTGGGCGGGCAGGGCGGCGGCGGCCGTCCCGACATGGCG